The Luteimonas sp. YGD11-2 genome has a window encoding:
- a CDS encoding PIG-L family deacetylase, whose protein sequence is MHAAIPQVFSAPVGTGLVAPAQEPLRARAAPRSADAVVAHPAWCDGLPQLDADRLFASATRVVLVAPRPGDGVQAAGGLLAAAARRALPVWVWVLTDGEGQANAARWRPRLDNALDALDVRSGGIERFRLPVGSLNAQRDVLGDRLRRLLQPGDVVLAPQPSDDTGDEAAVAHAVSAAATCSGCVRLGVPLHDGWPAPSLLASRQLRRFELDPDLVARKRAAWQAFGGAPAAAALAAPAPPRTDIEIVALG, encoded by the coding sequence ATGCACGCAGCCATCCCACAGGTGTTTTCCGCGCCCGTCGGTACCGGGCTGGTGGCGCCTGCGCAGGAGCCGCTGCGTGCCCGGGCGGCGCCGCGCAGCGCCGATGCCGTGGTCGCGCATCCCGCGTGGTGCGACGGGCTGCCGCAGCTCGATGCCGATCGCCTGTTCGCGTCGGCCACCCGCGTGGTGCTGGTCGCGCCCCGGCCGGGCGATGGTGTGCAGGCGGCCGGTGGCCTGCTCGCCGCCGCGGCCCGGCGCGCACTGCCGGTGTGGGTCTGGGTGCTGACCGATGGCGAGGGCCAGGCCAACGCCGCGCGCTGGCGGCCACGGCTCGATAACGCCCTTGATGCCCTCGACGTGCGCAGCGGTGGCATCGAACGCTTCCGCCTGCCGGTCGGCAGCCTCAACGCGCAACGGGATGTGCTCGGCGACCGCCTGCGTCGCCTGCTGCAGCCCGGCGACGTGGTGCTGGCACCGCAGCCCTCGGATGACACGGGAGATGAGGCGGCCGTGGCACACGCAGTGAGTGCCGCCGCGACCTGCAGCGGATGCGTGCGCCTTGGCGTCCCACTCCACGACGGCTGGCCCGCGCCTTCGCTGCTGGCGTCGCGACAGTTGCGGCGCTTCGAACTCGACCCCGACCTCGTCGCCCGCAAGCGCGCCGCATGGCAGGCGTTCGGCGGCGCCCCAGCCGCCGCGGCATTGGCCGCGCCCGCCCCACCACGCACCGACATCGAGATCGTCGCCCTCGGCTGA